Below is a window of Desulfurococcaceae archaeon DNA.
TGGGTAATGAGTACATAATAGTTGTAGTTCGAGGGGATAGGAAAGTGGATTACAAGAAGGCATCGCGATTACTGGGCTTTAATATATCGCTGGCAAGGCCCGAAGAGGTGAAAGCCGTCCTCGGCGTGGAGCCCGGCACGGTCACGCCCATTACCCAGTCCGTGAGGAGCTTAAGGACAATATTAGATCCTGCGATTTTGGAGACCGAGTACATACTGTGCGGTGGTGGGTCCCTACATAGGTTGTTCAGGTTAAAAACGAAAGACCTTTTAAACTTCCTCAACCCGGAAGTCCTCGATATCTTCAAGTAGCATACCTTTCGCGTGGTAACTTGCTTCGAGTGTTAAAGGCGGGACTACCTCGTGAAAACCATGCTCTCGTTCTTGACCCGAGACTGGGAAATAAAGCTTAGGCCGAGTTCAAGGCCGGAAATACTGGTCGTTGAAGTAGCCACTACGTGTAATTTAAACTGCATTCATTGCTTTAGAAAAAGCGCGTACAACATGAAACCATGTGTTATGAACTTAGAGGTTTTCGAAAAACTCCTAGATAACGCCTTGGATGCTGGTGTTAGCAAGATAGTGTTCTCGGGGTGGGGTGAGCCTTTTACAAACCCGCATATAAGGCACATGATAAAGTTTTGTAAAAATCTCGGCTTGAAGGTAGCGGTGAATACGAACGGTACACTAATTGAGAAGTTCTTTGACATTGTTGTCGAATGCGTTGATGAACTCTACCTATCTCTCGACGCTGCGACGGTGAGAACGTATAGCTCTGTACGGCGTTCCACGGCATTTAACGAGGTTGTAGGGAGTCTAGTTAAGTTGGTAAATAACAAGCGCGTAAGGGGCTCATTGAAGCCCGTGGTTAAGGCCATATTCACTATTACGAGAATAAACATGAACGAGGTCTCGGAATTCCTCGAGCTGGTTTCTAAAATTGGCATAAATGAAGCAGTATTCACGCACACAATACCACACAGCCAGCTCATGCACGCTGAGTGCATGGATTTCGAGAAGTGCATTGAAGAATTCCATTTTAAGCTTAAGGATGCTTTAAGCAGTATCAAAGAGCTCGGCGTGACCGTAACGGCGCCTCGTAAGCTCGGCTCTACGCCTCTCTCCTGCCCTTTCGCGGAGAAAAGGGCATTGTTCATTAGGTGCGACGGAGCCATTGCTCCCTGCATATACTACGCGTACACTTGGAGTCCACGCATACTAAGCATTACGAGGACTATAAAGGAGGTCGTACTGGGTGATGTTAGTAGAGATAAGCTCATAGAGGTATGGCGAAACGCCTATTCTAAAATGCTATTCAAACTCTACTTTAAGAAAATGCCATCGTGCTTAACGTGTACTTTGGTGAACTACTGTAGTAGGACGAGGAGCAACGAGGCGGATTGCCTTGGAAACGCACCTACGTGTGGGCAGTGCCCATACCTACATGGATTAGCATTTTGCCCTCTGTGAAGAGGCGCGTTAAAAGCCGGGGATAAGGGATCAAAAAGGAGGTGTGTTAAGCGGGTAATAAACCCTCTTTTTCAAGCAGGTCGGCGAGGTGCTTTAAGCCTAGCTCCTCTAGCTTCGCTCTCGTAGGCCTGCCTTTAACCCATCCGCGAACCTTGTAGTATTCAGGTAGCATTTCACTTAGCCTAACGACATGACCTTTAGAGGGCCCCTCCGGCATTGGTTCTTCTAGTAGCCTCCTCGGCAAGGTATCATACTCTTCTCCGTCTCCGAATGCTAGCGCGTTAAACACTCGCTCGGCGTTGTATATTCTCTCCCCTACTCTTTCGAACTCTTCCACCGTGACGTTCCACCCGGTAACGGCTGACAGCTGTTCCGCAATCACGTCTGACCAGTAGGCGAACGTCACGAATTTACATACAACTAGGCTGTCTAGTGTTGCGAATACGTCTTGGAACTTCTTAAGCCACTCTGCCTTGCCCCTGGTTTCAAACCTGTCAAGTAGTTGTGGCATGCCCAGAATTTCCGGCGCGATCATGTACGCCCTTAAGTGACAACCGCCTCTATTACTTGTGGCGTATCCTAATCCATGGCCCTGAACGCCCCTAGGATCGTATGCAGGGAGCTCCTGGTTTCTTACAACCATGGCCACTTCCGGCGCACCGTACTTTGCCGCCAGCCTTGCGGCACCCTCTGCTAGGTCATCGCCTATGCCCGACCTATAGGCCGTTCTCCAAGTAAGCTCAACTATTACCTCCGGGTTACCCCATTCAACCTTTAAGCCCCTTAACGCCTCCAACGGTACTTTACCCTTCTCAACAAGCTCCATGAGAGCGGCTATTGTTGCGCCCATAGATATGGTGTCTATTCCGAGCTCGTTACACAAGAAGTTGGCTTTTGAGACCGCCGCGAGATCGCCTGTACCAGTAGATGCCCCGAGAGCCCACACGGTTTCGTATTCGGGTCCGCCGCCTTCACCGGTGAATGGTGGTTTAGTTATCCTAGTATAGCGTGCACAGCCTATTTCGCAACCCCAGCACTTTTCCTCCTCAGTCATTTTCCAGTCCATGATCTCGCTCGAGATCGCCTCGCCGCTAATCTTACTGGCTTCCGCGAAAACACCTGTTTTGAAGTTTCTCGTCGGGAATATGCCATGGGCATTTATGACGTTAACCAGGACGGCAGTACCGTATTTGGGTAAAGCTTGTGAGGTAACGGGTGATTTCTTTATCAGCTCCATAGACTTTACTGCAACTTCTTCCAGCTTTTCTTCGCTTGCTACAGGCGGCTTCATGTGCCCCCTAACAGCTATTGCTTTAAGCTTCTTGGAGCCCCATACGGCTCCATGCCCGCCTCTACCCGCCGCCCTGTTCTTATCGTTCATTATGTTGGCTATTTTAACGAGGTTTTCTCCCGCCGGGCCTATGCAAGCTACTTTAACTTCTTTGGCTTCATCCCTACCCACAACTTTTGCAAGCTCATCCTTCACCGTGTCTGTCGTTGCGTGAACGTCTTTACCCCAGAGGTGCCTGGCATCCCTGATCTCCGCCTTGCCATCATATATCCATAGGTACACGGGCTTCTCCGAAGCGCCTTCGACGATCACTACGTCAAAGCCGGCGAACTTGAGTTCCGGCCCGAATTTCCCCCCACTGTGTGAATCGTGCACGGTGTTTGTTAATGGCGACTTTGTTACCGAGCACCACCTGCCCGAGGAGGGTATACCCGTAACACCCGTAAGCGGGCCCGTGGCAACGATGACCTTGTTCTCGGGACTGAGGGGATCTACCTTTGGATTGACCTCTTTCAGCATATAGTATACTCCAAGCCCCCTACCGCCAATCCACTTTCTGAGGACGTCTTCTGGTGGAAGGTCTTCCACCGCTACCCTACCGTACGATAGGTTTACTCTGAGGACCTTACCCATATAGCCTCCGAGAGGCATAGATATCACCTTCTCCACCTAGATAACCGCCCCATGATATTTAAATTTAATCACCAAGTTAGGGGCTACCCTCCTCCCGCCGGTGGGAACACGTCTATTACTGCCCCATCAGGTAGCACCGTATCGAGGCCTTTTAGTAGCCGCATGTTTATCCCGTTAATGAGGATCATGTAGTCATCGGGATTCGATAGAACCAGCTCTCTCAGGTCTTCCAAGGACTCTAACACGTCTCTAACTGTTATGGTTTCCTTGTCGAGGTGAACGTCCTTTTTACTCCACTTAAGCTTCTTGGCTATGTCCATGTACAGGTTTATACGTATAAGCACCCCTAGCACCTACAAACTTATTTTACGCTAGGCGATTATTATACTCCGTATCCAATAGCCGGCGTGCCTGAGGGCATCTCCATGAAGTTCGCTTTTCTATGTAGAAAAGCGCCACCTCGCATAGGTAAACGCGTCGCGGTTATCGGTGCAGGGCCTGCTGGACTTGCCATAACGGGCTACCTGGCTTGTAGAGGATACGATGTCGACGTTTACGATAAACTACCGTACCCAGGAGGACTCATGACTTTTGCAATACCACGTCGTAGAATACCCGTTGAAGACGTTCTTGAGGGGTGTAAAGACCTCGAGGAAAACTTCAACGTGAAATTCCACTTAAAGACCAAGGTATCTGCTGGTAAGGGCTTCGACGAAGGCGACGAATTCGTAGAGAGTAACATAGACCTTGCCGAGCTACTCGAAAGCTATGATGGAGTTGTAGTGGCTACCGGGACCTGGAAGTCTAGAAGGCTTGGAGTAGAGAACGAAGATGCCAAAAACGTTACTACTGCTTTAGGTTTTCTTTACCACCGAAGACTAAAAGAACTAAAACTAGCCGTGGAAACGCCCCTACCTAGCCACGGTAGAGTCGTAGTTATCGGTGCAGGATTGTCAGCCGTAGATGCCGCGGAGGAGTGCCTCCTAGCGGGTGCGAGAGAGGTTTACGTGGTTTACAGGAGGAGTATTAGA
It encodes the following:
- a CDS encoding YbaK/EbsC family protein gives rise to the protein MAEVDVKRWKEVISGIEVEILEFTDTVETVEKASRVSSEPPSRIVKTLLLKMGNEYIIVVVRGDRKVDYKKASRLLGFNISLARPEEVKAVLGVEPGTVTPITQSVRSLRTILDPAILETEYILCGGGSLHRLFRLKTKDLLNFLNPEVLDIFK
- a CDS encoding radical SAM protein, giving the protein MLSFLTRDWEIKLRPSSRPEILVVEVATTCNLNCIHCFRKSAYNMKPCVMNLEVFEKLLDNALDAGVSKIVFSGWGEPFTNPHIRHMIKFCKNLGLKVAVNTNGTLIEKFFDIVVECVDELYLSLDAATVRTYSSVRRSTAFNEVVGSLVKLVNNKRVRGSLKPVVKAIFTITRINMNEVSEFLELVSKIGINEAVFTHTIPHSQLMHAECMDFEKCIEEFHFKLKDALSSIKELGVTVTAPRKLGSTPLSCPFAEKRALFIRCDGAIAPCIYYAYTWSPRILSITRTIKEVVLGDVSRDKLIEVWRNAYSKMLFKLYFKKMPSCLTCTLVNYCSRTRSNEADCLGNAPTCGQCPYLHGLAFCPL
- a CDS encoding aldehyde ferredoxin oxidoreductase family protein; the protein is MEKVISMPLGGYMGKVLRVNLSYGRVAVEDLPPEDVLRKWIGGRGLGVYYMLKEVNPKVDPLSPENKVIVATGPLTGVTGIPSSGRWCSVTKSPLTNTVHDSHSGGKFGPELKFAGFDVVIVEGASEKPVYLWIYDGKAEIRDARHLWGKDVHATTDTVKDELAKVVGRDEAKEVKVACIGPAGENLVKIANIMNDKNRAAGRGGHGAVWGSKKLKAIAVRGHMKPPVASEEKLEEVAVKSMELIKKSPVTSQALPKYGTAVLVNVINAHGIFPTRNFKTGVFAEASKISGEAISSEIMDWKMTEEEKCWGCEIGCARYTRITKPPFTGEGGGPEYETVWALGASTGTGDLAAVSKANFLCNELGIDTISMGATIAALMELVEKGKVPLEALRGLKVEWGNPEVIVELTWRTAYRSGIGDDLAEGAARLAAKYGAPEVAMVVRNQELPAYDPRGVQGHGLGYATSNRGGCHLRAYMIAPEILGMPQLLDRFETRGKAEWLKKFQDVFATLDSLVVCKFVTFAYWSDVIAEQLSAVTGWNVTVEEFERVGERIYNAERVFNALAFGDGEEYDTLPRRLLEEPMPEGPSKGHVVRLSEMLPEYYKVRGWVKGRPTRAKLEELGLKHLADLLEKEGLLPA
- a CDS encoding MoaD/ThiS family protein — translated: MLIRINLYMDIAKKLKWSKKDVHLDKETITVRDVLESLEDLRELVLSNPDDYMILINGINMRLLKGLDTVLPDGAVIDVFPPAGGG